In one Myotis daubentonii chromosome 1, mMyoDau2.1, whole genome shotgun sequence genomic region, the following are encoded:
- the CCDC96 gene encoding coiled-coil domain-containing protein 96 isoform X1, whose translation MEGPSEHPGDSKKEYGDVASLAPRPSGVKASPGPHSPAEPAEPVAVESSERSSAAVEPAEPPEPAESDKPAELAELGEGPLATEAEGPGEREGPGERERQAEAEAEPEPEKPTEEPAEPGSEGGPGPEPEEPEKREEAPEEEEAETPEEARSKKASSQASVRRSATSQEEAAPVPEAEREELEEEEVEEEEEEEVESEVSARKSVEGSEKGLDEELKDSELEWTEEVQRQQEQQLRSELLEQYRTLRVERSHYQRYNIYLQHKIYEALRKKKGLEAAEVPEKGAEPEAPEKEEAYLHYLALLEELRKQEADDLDWYHQELDQLKQQCKEKVSRVEKEWRRFQALKKQVVLQAMGSCRLRGGRQAALREVEQIQALEDKKEKEMSAVRLENVQLKQSLVHFETRMRTQEGTSDGLLLIDFEQLKIENQTFNEKVEERNEELLKLHGKVNNNVQIITHVKEKLHFVDIENMSKKAQLLEVEAQVALRRDILTKTKQARDNLRLDNIKLNQRCGLLGKESLLRDMEEKAGRTEQLQQHLENLQRHHAGLALSCRGVKQKVREARAFLPS comes from the exons ATGGAAGGCCCCTCGGAACACCCTGGGGACTCGAAGAAGGAATACGGAGATGTGGCGAGCCTGGCCCCGCGGCCGTCCGGGGTCAaggccagccctggcccccaTTCCCCAGCCGAGCCCGCGGAGCCGGTAGCCGTAGAGTCTTCGGAGAGAAGTTCCGCCGCGGTGGAGCCCGCCGAGCCCCCGGAGCCGGCCGAGTCGGACAAGCCGGCCGAGCTCGCCGAGCTCGGGGAAGGGCCGTTGGCCACCGAAGCTGAGGGGCCCGGAGAGCGAGAGGGGCCCGGAGAACGGGAGCGgcaggccgaggccgaggccgagcCTGAGCCTGAGAAGCCGACCGAGGAGCCAGCCGAGCCGGGGTCCGAAGGCGGGCCCGGGCCCGAGCCCGAGGAACCCGAGAAGAGAGAAGAGGCGCCCGAGGAGGAAGAGGCGGAGACACCCGAGGAGGCGAGGAGTAAGAAAGC CTCGTCGCAGGCTTCGGTGCGGCGGTCCGCGACCAGCCAGGAGGAGGCTGCGCCCGTCCCGGAGGCTGAGCgcgaggagctggaggaggaggaggtggaggaggaggaggaggaggaggtggagagcgAGGTGAGCGCGAGGAAGAGCGTGGAAGGAAGTGAGAAGGGGCTGGACGAGGAGCTCAAGGATTCGGAGTTGGAGTGGACcgaggaggtgcagaggcagcaggagcagcagctgcgctcCGAGCTCCTGGAGCAGTACCGCACCCTGAGGGTGGAGCGGAGCCACTACCAGCGCTACAACATCTACCTGCAGCACAAGATCTATGAGGCGCTGCGCAAGAAGAAGGGCCTGGAAGCGGCCGAGGTGCCCGAGAAGGGCGCCGAGCCCGAGGCCCCCGAGAAGGAGGAAGCCTACCTCCACTACCTGGCCCTGCTGGAGGAGCTCAGGAAGCAGGAGGCCGACGACCTGGACTGGTACCACCAGGAGCTGGACCAGCTGAAGCAGCAGTGCAAGGAGAAGGTCTCCAGGGTGGAGAAGGAATGGCGACGATTCCAGGCACTCAAGAAGCAGGTGGTGCTGCAGGCCATGGGCAGCTGTCGGCTGAGGGGCGGTCGCCAGGCTGCCCTGCGGGAGGTGGAGCAGATCCAGGCGCTGGAGgacaagaaggagaaggagatgagCGCCGTGCGGCTGGAGAACGTGCAGCTGAAGCAGAGCCTCGTGCATTTTGAAACCAGGATGCGGACCCAGGAGGGCACGTCGGACGGCTTGCTCCTCATCGACTTTGAGCAGCTGAAGATTGAGAACCAGACCTTCAATGAGAAAGTGGAGGAGCGAAACGAGGAGCTTTTGAAACTGCACGGCAAGGTGAACAACAATGTGCAAATCATCACCCACGTGAAGGAAAAGTTGCACTTCGTGGATATTGAAAATATGAGCAAAAAGGCGCAGCTTTTGGAGGTCGAGGCTCAGGTGGCCCTACGGAGGGACATCCTGACCAAGACGAAGCAAGCGCGAGACAACCTGCGGCTGGACAACATCAAGCTGAACCAGAGGTGTGGGCTCCTGGGCAAGGAGTCTCTCCTCCGGGACATGGAGGAGAAGGCGGGCAGGACCGAACAGCTCCAGCAGCACTTGGAGAACCTGCAGCGCCACCACGCCGGCCTGGCCCTGTCCTGCCGCGGGGTGAAGCAGAAGGTCCGGGAAGCCAGGGCCTTCCTGCCCTCCTGA
- the CCDC96 gene encoding coiled-coil domain-containing protein 96 isoform X2, whose amino-acid sequence MEGPSEHPGDSKKEYGDVASLAPRPSGVKASPGPHSPAEPAEPVAVESSERSSAAVEPAEPPEPAESDKPAELAELGEGPLATEAEGPGEREGPGERERQAEAEAEPEPEKPTEEPAEPGSEGGPGPEPEEPEKREEAPEEEEAETPEEARSKKASSQASVRRSASSQASVRRSATSQEEAAPVPEAEREELEEEEVEEEEEEEVESEVSARKSVEGSEKGLDEELKDSELEWTEEVQRQQEQQLRSELLEQYRTLRVERSHYQRYNIYLQHKIYEALRKKKGLEAAEVPEKGAEPEAPEKEEAYLHYLALLEELRKQEADDLDWYHQELDQLKQQCKEKVSRVEKEWRRFQALKKQVVLQAMGSCRLRGGRQAALREVEQIQALEDKKEKEMSAVRLENVQLKQSLVHFETRMRTQEGTSDGLLLIDFEQLKIENQTFNEKVEERNEELLKLHGKVNNNVQIITHVKEKLHFVDIENMSKKAQLLEVEAQVALRRDILTKTKQARDNLRLDNIKLNQRCGLLGKESLLRDMEEKAGRTEQLQQHLENLQRHHAGLALSCRGVKQKVREARAFLPS is encoded by the coding sequence ATGGAAGGCCCCTCGGAACACCCTGGGGACTCGAAGAAGGAATACGGAGATGTGGCGAGCCTGGCCCCGCGGCCGTCCGGGGTCAaggccagccctggcccccaTTCCCCAGCCGAGCCCGCGGAGCCGGTAGCCGTAGAGTCTTCGGAGAGAAGTTCCGCCGCGGTGGAGCCCGCCGAGCCCCCGGAGCCGGCCGAGTCGGACAAGCCGGCCGAGCTCGCCGAGCTCGGGGAAGGGCCGTTGGCCACCGAAGCTGAGGGGCCCGGAGAGCGAGAGGGGCCCGGAGAACGGGAGCGgcaggccgaggccgaggccgagcCTGAGCCTGAGAAGCCGACCGAGGAGCCAGCCGAGCCGGGGTCCGAAGGCGGGCCCGGGCCCGAGCCCGAGGAACCCGAGAAGAGAGAAGAGGCGCCCGAGGAGGAAGAGGCGGAGACACCCGAGGAGGCGAGGAGTAAGAAAGCCTCATCGCAGGCTTCGGTGCGGCGGTCCGCCTCGTCGCAGGCTTCGGTGCGGCGGTCCGCGACCAGCCAGGAGGAGGCTGCGCCCGTCCCGGAGGCTGAGCgcgaggagctggaggaggaggaggtggaggaggaggaggaggaggaggtggagagcgAGGTGAGCGCGAGGAAGAGCGTGGAAGGAAGTGAGAAGGGGCTGGACGAGGAGCTCAAGGATTCGGAGTTGGAGTGGACcgaggaggtgcagaggcagcaggagcagcagctgcgctcCGAGCTCCTGGAGCAGTACCGCACCCTGAGGGTGGAGCGGAGCCACTACCAGCGCTACAACATCTACCTGCAGCACAAGATCTATGAGGCGCTGCGCAAGAAGAAGGGCCTGGAAGCGGCCGAGGTGCCCGAGAAGGGCGCCGAGCCCGAGGCCCCCGAGAAGGAGGAAGCCTACCTCCACTACCTGGCCCTGCTGGAGGAGCTCAGGAAGCAGGAGGCCGACGACCTGGACTGGTACCACCAGGAGCTGGACCAGCTGAAGCAGCAGTGCAAGGAGAAGGTCTCCAGGGTGGAGAAGGAATGGCGACGATTCCAGGCACTCAAGAAGCAGGTGGTGCTGCAGGCCATGGGCAGCTGTCGGCTGAGGGGCGGTCGCCAGGCTGCCCTGCGGGAGGTGGAGCAGATCCAGGCGCTGGAGgacaagaaggagaaggagatgagCGCCGTGCGGCTGGAGAACGTGCAGCTGAAGCAGAGCCTCGTGCATTTTGAAACCAGGATGCGGACCCAGGAGGGCACGTCGGACGGCTTGCTCCTCATCGACTTTGAGCAGCTGAAGATTGAGAACCAGACCTTCAATGAGAAAGTGGAGGAGCGAAACGAGGAGCTTTTGAAACTGCACGGCAAGGTGAACAACAATGTGCAAATCATCACCCACGTGAAGGAAAAGTTGCACTTCGTGGATATTGAAAATATGAGCAAAAAGGCGCAGCTTTTGGAGGTCGAGGCTCAGGTGGCCCTACGGAGGGACATCCTGACCAAGACGAAGCAAGCGCGAGACAACCTGCGGCTGGACAACATCAAGCTGAACCAGAGGTGTGGGCTCCTGGGCAAGGAGTCTCTCCTCCGGGACATGGAGGAGAAGGCGGGCAGGACCGAACAGCTCCAGCAGCACTTGGAGAACCTGCAGCGCCACCACGCCGGCCTGGCCCTGTCCTGCCGCGGGGTGAAGCAGAAGGTCCGGGAAGCCAGGGCCTTCCTGCCCTCCTGA